In the genome of Populus trichocarpa isolate Nisqually-1 chromosome 10, P.trichocarpa_v4.1, whole genome shotgun sequence, the window AAATCTACTCTTTCTCTAAAACTTCTCaaataatgcaaaaataatGAAGGTTCAGACGTGAAGAGTTAGatatacaaattataaaataaaatacttattttgTAAATCATCTAAATCaaacaagttgaaattttaGGTGTAaacatattttcctttttaaagaATAAGGGTCTAAATCGAATTAAATAATAGTATAAGGAGTCCTTTTTAAAAACTCAGCCTTTGTAACTGTACAGTCGATTTAAAACTTTAGACCTTTGGCGCCACCATACCAAACCATGACCACGCCTGCCACCCATGACCTTCCTCACCCCAAATTCACTCGCAACCATTCTCGAAACCGCCGTCTCAACTCACTCTTCTCTTCTCGGCCGAGCCACCCATGCTCAAATCCTCAAGACTCTCCAATGTACAATCCCTCCCTTCCTCTCCATCCACCTCATCAGCATGTATTCCAAACTCGACCTCCCTAACCCAGCCCAACTCCTCCTCCAACTCACCCCAACTCGCTGCGTCGTCACCTGGACCGCCCTCATTTCTGGCTCTGTCCAAAACGGTTATTTCTCCTCTGCTCTCCTTTATTTCTCTAAAATGCGCCGTGAGAACATCAAGCCTAACGATTTCACTTTCCCTTGCGCGTTCAAAGCATCCACTGCGCTTTGCTTGCCTTTTGCAGGGAAACAGATTCATGCGATTGCGTTGAAGTTGGGccaaattaatgataaatttgtTGGATGCAGCGCGTTTGATATGTACTCAAAAACTGGGCTTAAATTTGAAGCGCAGCGActgtttgatgaaatgcctCCAAGAAATGTTGCTGTGTGGAATGCATATATTTCCAATGCGGTGCTTGATGGGAGGCCAGGGAAAGCGATTGATAAGTTTATAGAGTTCCGCCGGGTGGGTGGAGAGCCCGACTTGATAACATTTTGTGCGTTCTTGAATGCCTGTGCTGACGCAAGGTGTTTGGACCTTGGGAGGCAGTTACATGGGCTTGTGATTCGCAGTGGGTTTGAAGGGGATGTGTCGGTTGCAAATGGGATTATTGATGTTTATGGGAAGTGTAAGGAAGTTGAATTGGCAGAAATGGTTTTTAATGGGATGGGGAGGAGGAATTCAGTTTCATGGTGTACAATGGTTGCTGCTTGTGAGCAGAATGATGAGAAGGAGAAGGCTTGTGTGGTGTTTTTGATGGGTAGGAAGGAAGGGATTGAGCTGACAGATTATATGGTTTCAAGTGTTATCAGTGCGTATGCAGGGATTTCAGGACTTGAATTTGGGAGGTCAGTTCATGCACTAGCTGTGAAAGCATGCGTGGAGGGCGATATTTTTGTCGGCAGTGCCCTTGTTGACATGTATGGTAAATGCGGAAGTATTGAAGATTGTGAGCAGGTCTTTCATGAGATGCCTGAAAGGAATTTGGTTTCTTGGAATGCTATGATTAGTGGGTATGCACACCAAGGGGATGTTGACATGGCCATGACACTGTTTGAAGAAATGCAGTCTGAGGCGGTAGCAAATTATGTAACACTGATCTGTGTGTTATCGGCTTGTAGTAGGGGAGGGGCTGTTAAATTGGGAAACGAGATTTTTGAGTCAATGAGGGACAGGTACAGGATTGAACCGGGAGCAGAGCATTATGCTTGTATTGTGGACATGTTAGGGCGGGCTGGAATGGTAGAGCGTGCTTATGAGTTTGTACAAAAAATGCCAATTCGTCCAACAATTTCAGTTTGGGGTGCTCTTTTAAATGCTTGTAGGGTGTATGGGGAGCCCGAGTTGGGTAAAATTGCAGCTGATAACTTATTCAAACTTGATCCCAAAGATTCAGGCAACCACGTGCTGC includes:
- the LOC7498075 gene encoding pentatricopeptide repeat-containing protein At4g14850, encoding MTFLTPNSLATILETAVSTHSSLLGRATHAQILKTLQCTIPPFLSIHLISMYSKLDLPNPAQLLLQLTPTRCVVTWTALISGSVQNGYFSSALLYFSKMRRENIKPNDFTFPCAFKASTALCLPFAGKQIHAIALKLGQINDKFVGCSAFDMYSKTGLKFEAQRLFDEMPPRNVAVWNAYISNAVLDGRPGKAIDKFIEFRRVGGEPDLITFCAFLNACADARCLDLGRQLHGLVIRSGFEGDVSVANGIIDVYGKCKEVELAEMVFNGMGRRNSVSWCTMVAACEQNDEKEKACVVFLMGRKEGIELTDYMVSSVISAYAGISGLEFGRSVHALAVKACVEGDIFVGSALVDMYGKCGSIEDCEQVFHEMPERNLVSWNAMISGYAHQGDVDMAMTLFEEMQSEAVANYVTLICVLSACSRGGAVKLGNEIFESMRDRYRIEPGAEHYACIVDMLGRAGMVERAYEFVQKMPIRPTISVWGALLNACRVYGEPELGKIAADNLFKLDPKDSGNHVLLSNMFAAAGRWDEATLVRKEMKDVGIKKGAGCSWVTAKNKVHVFQAKDTSHERNSEIQAMLVKLRTEMQAAGYMPDTNYALYDLEEEEKMTEVGYHSEKIALAFGLIALPPGVPIRITKNLRICGDCHSAFKFISGIVGREIIVRDNNRFHRFRDSQCSCRDFW